One genomic segment of Schistosoma haematobium chromosome 6, whole genome shotgun sequence includes these proteins:
- a CDS encoding hypothetical protein (EggNog:ENOG410VCAW~COG:G~SECRETED:SignalP(1-21)) encodes MYHILTIVLEVFILTASCVLCLDNGMATLPPMGWMTWQRFRCQIDCHNYPDDCISEKLIKRTANRLVLDGWRDLGYRYVIIDDCWPEWKRDSKTNEIVADYKRFPNGIKSVGQYLHSKHLLFGIYLDYGTQTCEGYPGSMNYLEVDADSVAKWEADYVKMDGCNSPQESMPEGYGKFSRLLNATGRPIVFSCSYPAYIPWMKNTSLIDWKKLKNNCNLWRMLGDVQDSWSSVISIINAYKLQNDVLPKLAGPGHWNDPDMLLMGNFGLSDDQKRVQMGMWCMFAAPLLISADMEKLDNFSVSLLRNARLLAIDQDKGGHQAEFIRSRNDVQMWMRQLDGDPIGWAIAFLYTTDGGGPIHFYTSLGEFKSRSYRISGDQFELLDVFNGDKLKVIQRREKFMISINPNGIMMYRVKRVQLETVSEEIDGPFQTLLSP; translated from the exons AT GTATCACATTTTAACGATAGTTTTGGAAGTGTTCATTCTCACTGCCTCATGTGTATTGTGTTTGGATAATGGAATGGCAACACTACCACCAATGGGTTGGATGACATGGCAACGATTTCGATGTCAAATTGATTGTCACAACTACCCAGATGATTGTATTAGTGAAAAGTTGATTAAACGTACTGCTAACAGACTAGTATTAGATGGTTGGAGAGATTTAGGTTATCGTTATGTAATAATAGATGATTGTTGGCCAGAATGGAAACGGGATTCGAAGACAAATGAAATAGTTGCAGATTATAAACGATTTCCCAAT GGCATTAAAAGTGTTGGACAATACTTACATTCTAAACATCTACTATTTGGCATATATCTCGATTATGGAACTCAAACATGTGAAGGTTATCCAGGAAGTATGAATTATTTGGAGGTGGATGCCGATAGTGTGGCTAAGTGGGAAGCAGATTATGTGAAGATGGATGGATGTAACAGTCCGCAAGAAAGTATGCCAGAGGgctatggaaagttttccagattATTGAATGCAACTGGCAGACCAATAGTGTTCTCATGCAGTTATCCTGCTTACATTCCTTGGATGAAAAATACTAGTTTGATTGACTGGAAGAAACTGAAGAACAATTGTAACTTGTGGCGTATGCTGGGCGACGTTCAAGATAGTTGGTCATCGGTTATCAGTATTATAAACGCATATAAACTCCAAAATGATGTGTTACCGAAGTTGGCTGGTCCAGGACATTGGAATGATCCTGATATGTTGTTGATGGGAAACTTCGGTCTTTCAGATGATCAGAAACGAGTTCAAATGGGTATGTGGTGTATGTTTGCTGCTCCACTATTGATCTCAGCTGacatggaaaagttagataatTTCAGTGTATCTCTGTTACGTAATGCACGTTTATTGGCTATAGATCAGGATAAAGGTGGACATCAGGCGGAATTCATCAGATCACGAAATGATGTACAA ATGTGGATGAGACAATTAGATGGAGATCCAATTGGTTGGGCAATCGCTTTTCTTTACACAACTGATGGTGGTGGACCAATTCACTTTTACACAAGTCTTGGTGAATTCAAATCACGATCGTATAGGATATCTGGAGATCAGTTTGAATTATTGGATGTGTTCAATGGTGATAAATTGAAAGTGATTCAACGAAGAGAGAAGTTTATGATTTCCATCAATCCGAATGGGATAATGATGTATCGAGTTAAACGTGTTCAACTAGAGACTGTTTCTGAAGAAATTGATGGACCGTTTCAGACATTGTTATCGCCTTAA